A genomic region of Cygnus atratus isolate AKBS03 ecotype Queensland, Australia chromosome 13, CAtr_DNAZoo_HiC_assembly, whole genome shotgun sequence contains the following coding sequences:
- the LOC118245599 gene encoding thymosin beta-15A homolog isoform X2 — protein sequence MCDKPDLSEVEKFDKKKLKKTNTEEKNTLPSKETIEQEKECVKSS from the exons ATGTGCGACAAGCCGGACCTCTCGGAGGTGGAGAAATTCGAcaagaagaagctgaagaaaaccaACACGGAGGAGAAGAACACGCTGCCCTCCAAGGAGA ctaTTGAGCAGGAAAAGGAATGTGTGAAGTCTTCCTAG
- the LOC118245599 gene encoding thymosin beta-15A homolog isoform X1 — protein MGARAGRRPGYIRRRPTRRAPVSPEEQRSEVPERRRAAAPGKMCDKPDLSEVEKFDKKKLKKTNTEEKNTLPSKETIEQEKECVKSS, from the exons ATGGGCGCGCGGGCTGGGCGGCGGCCGGGGTATATAAGGCGCCGCCCCACGCGGCGCGCTCCAGTCTCACCTGAGGAGCAGCGGAGCGAGGTACcggagcggcggcgggcagcggcaCCGG GCAAGATGTGCGACAAGCCGGACCTCTCGGAGGTGGAGAAATTCGAcaagaagaagctgaagaaaaccaACACGGAGGAGAAGAACACGCTGCCCTCCAAGGAGA ctaTTGAGCAGGAAAAGGAATGTGTGAAGTCTTCCTAG